In Limisalsivibrio acetivorans, one genomic interval encodes:
- a CDS encoding IS30 family transposase: MKNYTHLTREQRYQIYVLRKTGHSQTDIADLLKVHKSTISRELRRNTGGRGYRPKQAHRKAIERRMDKVPRRIAQTEWYFVERLLREDWSPEQVSNWLNQNYGINVSHERIYQHILEDKSHGGTLYTHLRCRRKRRKRYGVYERRGEIHGKLSIEQRPSIVEEKARFGDWEVDTVIGKGNKQAIVSLIERKSYLTLIRKVERKTAVLVTKAVIEMLKPISHLVHTITSDNGKEFAGHAEISEILGAEFYFAHPYASWERGINENTNGLIRQYVPKSRMLESVDDIEIQNIMQKLNNRPRKATGYKTPNQILFSIDPVALAS, from the coding sequence ATGAAGAACTATACACACCTGACCCGTGAACAAAGGTACCAGATTTATGTGCTGAGGAAAACCGGACATTCTCAGACGGACATAGCTGATTTGCTTAAAGTACATAAATCTACCATCAGCCGAGAGTTACGCAGAAACACAGGAGGTCGTGGTTATCGCCCAAAGCAAGCTCATCGCAAAGCTATTGAACGAAGAATGGACAAGGTCCCAAGACGGATTGCACAAACTGAATGGTATTTTGTTGAACGTCTTCTGCGTGAAGACTGGAGCCCTGAGCAGGTGAGCAATTGGCTAAATCAAAATTATGGAATAAACGTAAGTCATGAGCGTATCTACCAGCACATTCTTGAAGATAAAAGTCATGGTGGAACACTTTATACTCACCTGCGTTGCCGAAGAAAACGCAGGAAGCGATATGGTGTTTATGAACGCAGAGGAGAGATACATGGCAAGTTAAGCATTGAGCAGCGTCCAAGTATTGTAGAAGAGAAAGCGAGATTCGGAGACTGGGAAGTGGATACAGTTATAGGAAAAGGGAACAAGCAGGCGATTGTTTCTCTTATTGAGCGGAAGTCTTATCTGACACTTATACGCAAGGTAGAAAGAAAGACTGCTGTACTGGTGACAAAAGCGGTTATAGAAATGTTGAAACCGATATCACACCTAGTCCATACAATCACTTCCGATAACGGGAAAGAGTTTGCAGGACATGCCGAAATATCTGAGATACTAGGGGCTGAATTCTACTTTGCTCATCCATATGCTTCGTGGGAACGCGGAATAAACGAAAATACAAACGGACTCATTAGGCAGTATGTACCAAAGAGTAGGATGCTTGAAAGTGTTGATGATATAGAGATTCAGAATATTATGCAGAAACTAAACAACAGACCAAGAAAAGCAACTGGATATAAAACTCCTAACCAGATACTATTCTCTATAGACCCCGTTGCACTTGCTAGTTGA